A region from the Achromobacter seleniivolatilans genome encodes:
- a CDS encoding dienelactone hydrolase family protein: MTQNISTRQVQVASHDGKSFGAYLAVPASGHGPGLVLCQEIFGVNDVMRRAAQLLAEEGYVVLVPDLFWRQEPGIQLTDGPADMPRAFALYQGFDLELGMRDIASTIAALRELPEQQGGVGVVGYCLGGKLAYLAACRTDVDVAVGYYGVGIEDSLEEASKLRGRLVLHIAEQDGFCPPAARQRILETLGGKPGVELYVYPGMEHAFARTGGDHYDKPAALMAHQRSMAALQRAIGPEFDYSYLWDKHCEYEFGTRDVAATMATMVAEPYVNHIPTMTGGVGHKELSRFYQHHFVNSNPPDTRLIPLSRTVGATQIVDELLFCFTHTTEIDWLLPGVAPTGRTVEIPLVAIVKFRGDKLYHEHIYWDQASVLVQVGLLDPKGLPVAGRETAAKLLDETLPSNTLMARWQTSANK; the protein is encoded by the coding sequence ATGACTCAGAACATTTCGACGCGCCAGGTTCAGGTGGCCTCGCACGATGGCAAGTCTTTTGGCGCTTATCTGGCAGTGCCCGCCAGCGGCCACGGCCCCGGGCTGGTGCTGTGCCAGGAGATCTTTGGCGTCAACGACGTAATGCGCCGTGCGGCGCAATTGTTGGCAGAAGAAGGGTATGTGGTGCTGGTGCCCGATCTGTTCTGGCGCCAGGAACCCGGCATTCAACTGACGGACGGCCCCGCAGACATGCCGCGCGCCTTCGCGTTGTACCAGGGGTTTGATCTGGAACTGGGCATGCGCGACATTGCCTCCACGATTGCCGCCCTGCGCGAATTGCCCGAGCAGCAGGGCGGGGTGGGCGTTGTGGGTTACTGCCTGGGCGGCAAGCTGGCGTATCTGGCTGCTTGCCGTACCGATGTGGACGTGGCCGTGGGTTACTACGGCGTGGGCATCGAAGACAGCCTGGAAGAAGCATCCAAGCTGCGCGGCCGTCTGGTGCTGCACATTGCCGAGCAGGATGGCTTCTGTCCGCCAGCGGCGCGTCAGCGCATTCTGGAAACGCTGGGTGGCAAGCCGGGCGTTGAGCTCTATGTCTATCCGGGTATGGAACATGCGTTTGCGCGCACCGGCGGCGATCACTACGACAAGCCTGCTGCGTTGATGGCGCACCAGCGCAGCATGGCTGCCTTGCAGCGCGCGATTGGTCCGGAGTTCGACTATTCCTATTTGTGGGACAAGCACTGCGAATACGAATTCGGCACGCGCGACGTAGCCGCGACGATGGCCACGATGGTGGCCGAGCCCTATGTCAATCACATCCCCACCATGACGGGCGGCGTGGGCCACAAGGAACTGTCCCGCTTCTACCAGCATCATTTCGTCAACAGCAATCCGCCGGACACGCGCCTGATTCCGCTGTCGCGCACGGTCGGCGCCACGCAGATCGTGGACGAACTGCTGTTCTGCTTTACCCACACCACCGAGATCGACTGGCTGCTGCCAGGGGTGGCGCCCACCGGACGTACCGTGGAAATTCCGCTGGTCGCCATCGTGAAGTTCCGCGGCGACAAGCTCTACCACGAGCACATCTATTGGGATCAGGCCAGCGTGCTGGTGCAGGTGGGTCTGCTGGACCCCAAGGGGCTGCCCGTGGCTGGCCGCGAAACCGCGGCCAAGCTGCTGGATGAAACCCTGCCGTCCAACACGCTGATGGCGCGTTGGCAAACCAGCGCGAACAAGTAA
- a CDS encoding ABC transporter substrate-binding protein, which yields MNRHLWSRRALAALVCMTAAASATAADKIKVGLLTTLSGPGSALGNEIRDGFNLALQHTGGKLGGLTAEVVVADDQQKADTGRQAVERLLKRDKVDVMTGIVFSNVLLPVMPAILQSGTIYLSTNTGPENYAGAGCNPNFFAVAWQNEDIPAAMGKYAADQGYKSVALIAPDYPGGRESLNGFKRLYKGGLSEEIYTQLGQLDYGVEITRLRASKPDAVFFFLPGGMGVNFIKQFNGAGLSKDIALLAPGFSGDEDTIAAVGAPIAGLRNTSQWAADLDNPANRKFVEDFKKTYNRSPTLYASQGYDAAMLLDSAVRKTGGKLEADALRPALRQADFKSVRGDFKFNRNQYPVQNYYLRIIEAGAGGKLVNKLSGTVLTQYQDPFAAACQMK from the coding sequence ATGAATCGACATCTTTGGAGCCGGCGCGCGCTGGCAGCGCTGGTTTGCATGACAGCCGCGGCAAGCGCCACGGCAGCTGACAAGATCAAGGTGGGCTTGCTGACGACGCTATCCGGACCGGGTTCGGCGTTGGGTAATGAGATTCGCGATGGCTTCAATCTTGCGCTGCAACATACCGGCGGCAAGCTGGGCGGACTGACGGCGGAAGTGGTCGTGGCCGATGACCAGCAAAAAGCGGACACAGGCCGTCAGGCGGTTGAACGCCTGCTCAAGCGCGACAAGGTCGACGTGATGACGGGCATCGTATTTTCAAATGTGCTGCTGCCTGTGATGCCGGCCATTTTGCAATCGGGCACGATCTATCTCAGCACCAATACGGGCCCGGAAAACTACGCCGGCGCGGGCTGTAATCCCAACTTTTTTGCGGTGGCCTGGCAGAACGAAGATATTCCCGCCGCCATGGGCAAGTATGCCGCCGACCAGGGTTACAAGAGCGTCGCCCTGATTGCGCCGGACTATCCGGGCGGACGCGAGTCGCTCAATGGTTTCAAGCGTCTGTACAAAGGCGGGCTCTCTGAAGAGATCTACACCCAGCTGGGCCAATTGGACTATGGCGTCGAGATCACGCGGCTGCGGGCCAGCAAACCCGATGCCGTGTTCTTCTTTCTGCCCGGCGGTATGGGCGTGAACTTCATCAAGCAGTTCAACGGCGCGGGTCTTTCCAAAGACATCGCGTTGCTGGCGCCGGGTTTCTCTGGCGACGAAGACACGATCGCGGCGGTGGGCGCGCCGATCGCGGGCTTGCGCAATACGTCGCAATGGGCGGCCGATCTGGACAACCCGGCCAATCGCAAGTTTGTCGAAGACTTCAAGAAAACCTACAACCGCAGCCCGACCTTGTATGCCTCGCAAGGATATGACGCCGCCATGCTGCTGGATAGCGCGGTGCGCAAAACAGGCGGCAAGCTGGAAGCCGACGCCTTGCGTCCGGCCTTGCGGCAGGCGGACTTCAAGTCGGTGCGTGGTGACTTCAAATTCAACCGCAATCAATACCCGGTCCAGAACTACTACCTGCGCATTATCGAAGCGGGCGCAGGCGGAAAGCTCGTCAACAAGCTGTCGGGCACGGTGCTGACGCAGTACCAGGACCCGTTCGCTGCCGCCTGCCAGATGAAGTAA
- a CDS encoding AraC family transcriptional regulator, which produces MQDWSRLTLAPLFKRRVFSSTQQDETLTRVSEALKDHRLTWKSGRVDAELNRGRFGSLTVCTLRYGAEVHIEPDRLQDFMLVQVPLRGRACIECGDDRVDATPDCAAVIAPNRPLRLHWEAGCEQLLLKIPRGKLEAIGRRAFGDAADRPLDFSPALRLDNPIGAAWRSMVTGMIHLLPTLDDGAPRPPAAWLEHIEDTLILHLLYNQPNTWQHHAGTAPSEPRRLTLAESYMRAHLSAPLTLPDIARHAGASATVLTRLFQEHRDTTPMNALRALRLDTARQQLKSDAAVSVTEVALGVGFGHLGRFSEYYRERFGELPRETRRSGG; this is translated from the coding sequence ATGCAAGACTGGTCCCGACTCACCCTTGCGCCCTTGTTCAAGCGGCGCGTGTTCAGCTCCACCCAACAGGATGAGACCCTCACCCGTGTTTCTGAGGCGCTGAAGGACCACCGCCTCACCTGGAAAAGCGGCCGCGTGGACGCCGAGCTGAACCGGGGCCGCTTCGGCTCACTGACAGTCTGTACGCTGCGCTACGGCGCCGAAGTCCACATTGAGCCCGACCGTTTGCAAGACTTCATGCTGGTGCAGGTGCCGCTGCGCGGACGCGCCTGTATTGAATGCGGCGATGACCGCGTCGATGCCACGCCGGACTGCGCAGCCGTCATCGCCCCCAACCGGCCCCTGCGGCTGCACTGGGAAGCGGGCTGTGAACAACTGCTGTTGAAGATTCCCCGGGGCAAGCTGGAAGCCATAGGCCGCCGCGCCTTTGGCGACGCCGCTGACCGCCCGCTGGATTTCAGCCCCGCGCTACGCCTGGACAACCCCATCGGCGCCGCCTGGCGCAGCATGGTGACCGGCATGATCCATTTGCTGCCCACCCTGGATGACGGCGCGCCCAGGCCTCCGGCCGCATGGCTCGAACACATCGAGGACACGCTGATCCTGCATCTGCTCTACAACCAGCCCAACACCTGGCAGCACCATGCGGGCACGGCCCCGTCCGAGCCGCGCCGCCTGACCTTGGCCGAGTCCTACATGCGTGCACATTTATCCGCGCCGCTGACGCTGCCCGACATCGCCCGCCACGCCGGCGCCAGCGCCACGGTTCTGACCCGCCTGTTTCAGGAACACCGCGATACCACGCCGATGAACGCCCTGCGGGCGCTACGGCTGGACACTGCCAGACAACAGCTGAAGTCAGACGCCGCCGTCAGCGTCACGGAAGTGGCGCTAGGCGTGGGATTTGGGCATCTGGGAAGGTTCTCGGAGTATTACCGCGAACGATTTGGAGAATTGCCGCGAGAGACGCGGCGATCGGGCGGTTGA
- a CDS encoding RidA family protein, producing the protein MKILQPPDWMAPRGYSNGVLTEMQVGSKLVFVGGQVGWNGQQQFETDDLAEQVRQTLSNIVAILAEGGAKPEHIVRMTWYVTDKEEYVAAYPAIGKHYREFIGKHFPAMTAVEVADLVEDRAKVEIEVTAVVPAA; encoded by the coding sequence ATGAAGATTCTGCAACCGCCGGATTGGATGGCGCCCCGGGGCTATTCGAATGGTGTGCTTACCGAAATGCAGGTGGGCAGCAAGCTCGTGTTCGTGGGCGGGCAGGTGGGGTGGAATGGTCAGCAGCAGTTCGAAACGGATGATCTGGCAGAGCAGGTGCGCCAGACCTTGTCGAACATTGTTGCCATCTTGGCTGAAGGCGGCGCCAAGCCTGAACACATAGTCCGCATGACTTGGTATGTGACGGACAAGGAAGAATATGTGGCGGCGTATCCCGCCATCGGCAAGCACTACCGCGAGTTCATCGGAAAACACTTTCCGGCGATGACGGCGGTCGAGGTGGCGGATCTGGTAGAAGATCGCGCCAAGGTCGAGATCGAAGTCACCGCAGTGGTGCCAGCGGCTTGA
- a CDS encoding acyl-CoA thioesterase produces the protein MANPFSSQVEVRFRHCDPAGIVFYPRYFEMINDFVEEWFDKGMGLPFHTLHVDRHIGTPMASVTCDFSAPSRWHERLHQTLEVQRIGGASFKALVRFEGPDGQLRLSAMLTIVTVDLRTMKSMPLPADLRERMQAYLIPAASAARVTL, from the coding sequence ATGGCCAACCCTTTCTCAAGCCAGGTCGAAGTCCGGTTCCGTCATTGTGATCCGGCGGGCATTGTTTTCTACCCGCGCTATTTCGAGATGATCAATGACTTTGTCGAGGAGTGGTTCGACAAAGGCATGGGGTTGCCGTTCCATACGCTGCATGTGGACCGGCACATCGGTACGCCCATGGCGTCGGTCACCTGCGATTTCAGCGCGCCCAGCCGTTGGCACGAACGCTTGCACCAGACGCTGGAAGTGCAGCGCATCGGCGGCGCATCGTTCAAGGCGCTGGTGCGCTTTGAAGGGCCGGATGGTCAGTTGCGATTGTCAGCCATGCTGACGATCGTGACGGTGGATTTGCGGACGATGAAGTCCATGCCGCTGCCTGCGGACCTGCGGGAACGCATGCAGGCTTATCTGATTCCTGCGGCTTCTGCCGCAAGAGTCACCCTGTAG
- a CDS encoding AMP-binding protein, whose amino-acid sequence MEVSAHIDTFARDNLPPGDQWPEFLLDGPDVAYPKRFNCAVELVDAMADRGFGDRPALRWLENGKPASMTYRELAQLTNRIARVLTEDMKLVPGNRLLLRGPNNPMMAASWLAAIKAGLVTVPTMPLLRAKELKQIIEKAQIQAVLCDARLKEEAQFCTQPEHEHHCAGLSQVMYFNDAAPDALDALAAAKPDTYTACDTSGDDVCLIAFTSGTTGSPKGCMHFHRDVLAMCDLFPKHVIKPGPDDIFCGTPPLAFTFGLGGLLCFPLRVGASTVLAERLTPESLLELIQDFRATIVFTAPTFYRQMAALVGKFDLSSLKKSVSAGEALPDATRQLWKQASGLEMIDGIGGTEMIHVFVSSPPESVKRGAIGRVVPGYVAQVVDDDMNPLPNGTVGRLAIKGPTGCRYLADERQRRFVQKGWNLPGDTFMQDDDGYLYYQARNDDMIVSAGYNIAGPEVEDALLRHEAVAECGVVGATDDERGQVVKAFVVLKPGFEASDELVTAMQNFVKASIAPYKYPRAIEFVAALPRTETGKLQRFALRKMA is encoded by the coding sequence ATGGAAGTATCTGCCCACATCGACACGTTTGCCCGGGACAACCTGCCCCCGGGCGATCAATGGCCCGAATTCCTCTTGGACGGCCCCGACGTGGCTTACCCCAAGCGCTTTAATTGCGCCGTTGAATTGGTGGACGCCATGGCCGATCGCGGCTTTGGCGACCGCCCGGCGTTGCGCTGGCTGGAAAACGGCAAGCCTGCGTCGATGACCTATCGCGAGCTGGCCCAACTGACCAACCGCATTGCACGCGTGCTGACCGAGGACATGAAGCTCGTTCCCGGCAACCGCCTGCTGTTGCGCGGGCCGAATAATCCGATGATGGCGGCGTCTTGGCTGGCCGCGATCAAAGCGGGTCTGGTCACCGTGCCGACCATGCCGCTGCTGCGCGCGAAAGAACTCAAGCAGATCATCGAAAAAGCGCAGATCCAGGCCGTGCTGTGCGATGCACGCCTGAAAGAAGAAGCGCAGTTCTGCACCCAGCCCGAGCACGAGCATCATTGCGCCGGCCTGTCTCAAGTCATGTACTTCAATGATGCCGCTCCAGACGCGCTGGATGCCTTGGCGGCAGCCAAGCCGGATACCTATACTGCCTGCGATACGTCCGGCGACGACGTCTGCCTGATCGCTTTCACCAGCGGCACGACGGGTTCGCCCAAGGGCTGCATGCATTTTCACCGCGACGTGCTGGCGATGTGCGATCTGTTTCCCAAGCACGTCATCAAGCCCGGCCCCGACGATATCTTCTGCGGCACGCCGCCATTGGCATTCACGTTCGGATTGGGCGGCCTGCTGTGCTTCCCGCTGCGCGTGGGCGCCAGCACGGTGCTGGCCGAAAGGCTGACGCCGGAAAGCCTCTTGGAACTGATCCAGGATTTCCGCGCCACCATCGTCTTCACGGCCCCGACGTTCTATCGCCAGATGGCGGCGCTGGTTGGCAAGTTTGACCTGTCTTCATTGAAGAAAAGCGTATCGGCAGGCGAAGCCTTGCCAGACGCCACGCGTCAATTGTGGAAGCAGGCCAGCGGCCTTGAAATGATCGACGGCATTGGCGGCACGGAAATGATCCACGTGTTTGTGTCCAGCCCGCCCGAGTCGGTCAAGCGCGGCGCGATCGGCCGTGTGGTGCCGGGTTATGTGGCGCAGGTCGTGGACGATGATATGAATCCCTTGCCTAACGGCACGGTGGGCCGCCTTGCCATCAAGGGCCCGACCGGCTGCCGCTATCTGGCCGACGAGCGCCAGCGCCGCTTTGTGCAAAAGGGCTGGAACCTGCCGGGCGATACCTTCATGCAGGACGATGACGGCTATCTGTATTACCAGGCGCGCAACGACGACATGATCGTATCGGCGGGCTACAACATCGCCGGCCCGGAAGTGGAAGACGCCTTGCTGCGCCATGAGGCCGTGGCCGAGTGCGGCGTGGTGGGCGCGACTGACGATGAACGCGGTCAGGTGGTGAAAGCCTTTGTCGTGCTGAAACCCGGCTTTGAAGCTAGCGATGAACTCGTCACTGCAATGCAGAACTTTGTGAAGGCCAGCATCGCGCCGTACAAGTACCCGCGCGCGATCGAATTCGTGGCGGCGTTGCCCCGTACCGAAACCGGCAAGTTGCAGCGCTTTGCGCTGCGCAAGATGGCTTGA
- a CDS encoding acyl-CoA dehydrogenase family protein produces the protein MRDASWLDWPFFDETHRKLAHDVDAWCEKSLGNVDHHDADAACKKLVKAMGEAGWLRYAVAGGPGGAWGGALPDVDSRSVCILRETLARHEGLADFAFAMQGLGSGAISLMGSDELRERYLPRVSRGEAIAAFALSEPDAGSDVAALSCEATLDGNHYVLNGAKTWISNGGIADFYCVFARTGEAPGARGISAFVVDADTPGFEVSERIELIAPHPLATITFDNCRIPVSHRLGDAGQGFKLAMMTLDIFRASVAAAALGFARRALDEGLARAKSRRMFGQALADLQLTQAALGDMATAIDASALLTYRAAWMRDVQKLRTTREAAMAKMMATESAQTVIDRALQMFGGAGVVSGMPVEKLYREIRALRIYEGATEVQKLIIARELLKA, from the coding sequence ATGCGTGACGCAAGCTGGCTGGACTGGCCCTTTTTTGACGAAACGCACCGCAAACTGGCTCACGACGTTGACGCCTGGTGCGAGAAGTCTCTGGGCAATGTTGACCATCACGACGCCGACGCCGCCTGCAAAAAGCTGGTGAAAGCGATGGGCGAAGCTGGCTGGCTGCGCTACGCGGTTGCGGGCGGCCCTGGCGGCGCCTGGGGCGGCGCGCTGCCCGACGTGGATTCCCGTTCGGTTTGCATTCTGCGCGAAACCCTGGCGCGCCACGAAGGGTTGGCAGACTTCGCGTTTGCCATGCAGGGCCTGGGCAGCGGCGCAATTTCGCTGATGGGTTCCGACGAACTGCGTGAGCGCTACCTGCCACGCGTGTCGCGCGGCGAGGCCATCGCCGCTTTCGCACTGTCTGAACCCGATGCGGGCTCGGACGTGGCTGCGTTGTCGTGCGAAGCCACGCTGGATGGCAACCATTATGTGCTGAACGGCGCCAAAACCTGGATTTCCAATGGCGGCATCGCCGACTTCTACTGCGTGTTCGCTCGTACGGGTGAAGCGCCGGGCGCACGCGGTATCAGCGCTTTTGTGGTGGATGCCGACACTCCAGGATTTGAAGTCAGCGAACGCATCGAGCTGATTGCGCCGCATCCGTTGGCCACGATCACATTCGATAACTGCCGCATTCCGGTATCGCATCGTCTGGGCGATGCCGGCCAGGGGTTCAAGCTGGCCATGATGACGCTGGATATTTTCCGCGCATCGGTGGCCGCGGCCGCGCTGGGTTTTGCGCGCCGCGCGTTGGACGAGGGCCTTGCCCGCGCCAAGTCGCGCCGCATGTTCGGGCAGGCGCTGGCCGACCTGCAACTGACGCAAGCCGCGTTGGGCGACATGGCAACTGCCATCGACGCTTCGGCGCTGTTGACGTACCGCGCCGCGTGGATGCGCGACGTGCAAAAGCTGCGCACCACGCGTGAAGCAGCGATGGCCAAGATGATGGCCACTGAATCGGCGCAGACCGTGATCGACCGCGCATTGCAGATGTTTGGCGGTGCGGGCGTGGTGTCGGGGATGCCGGTGGAGAAGCTTTACAGGGAAATCAGAGCGCTACGTATCTACGAAGGCGCCACCGAAGTCCAGAAGTTGATCATCGCCCGTGAACTGCTGAAGGCGTAG
- a CDS encoding enoyl-CoA hydratase family protein, whose protein sequence is MTTQSEEHTMKHHKRPMAGYQAKTFLWQVSADGKIGTVTLNRPERKNPLTFDSYAELRDLFRSLVYATDVKVVVVTGAGGNFCSGGDVHEIIGPLTKMTMPELLDFTRMTGDLVKAMRACPQPIVAAVDGVCAGAGAMVALASDMRLGTPAARTAFLFTRVGLAGADMGACTLLPRMIGQGRASELLYTGRAMTAEEGASWGFFNALHDSAKLGDAAQTLAAQLAAGPTFAHGVTKKLLHQEWNMGVDEAIEAEAEAQAICMQTRDFHRAYEAFVAKQKPVFEGN, encoded by the coding sequence ATGACCACCCAGTCCGAAGAGCACACCATGAAGCACCACAAACGTCCGATGGCCGGTTATCAGGCCAAGACGTTTCTGTGGCAGGTGTCGGCCGACGGCAAGATCGGCACCGTCACCCTGAATCGCCCCGAACGCAAGAACCCGCTGACGTTTGATTCCTACGCCGAGCTGCGCGACCTGTTCCGCTCGCTGGTGTATGCCACCGACGTCAAGGTAGTGGTGGTGACGGGCGCGGGAGGAAACTTCTGCTCGGGTGGCGACGTGCACGAGATCATCGGTCCGCTGACCAAGATGACCATGCCTGAACTCCTGGACTTCACCCGTATGACGGGCGATCTGGTCAAAGCCATGCGCGCATGCCCGCAGCCTATCGTGGCCGCCGTGGACGGTGTGTGCGCTGGCGCAGGCGCCATGGTGGCGCTGGCCTCGGACATGCGTCTGGGCACGCCCGCCGCGCGTACAGCCTTCCTGTTTACGCGGGTCGGGCTGGCGGGCGCCGATATGGGCGCCTGCACCTTGTTGCCGCGCATGATCGGCCAGGGCCGCGCCTCTGAATTGCTGTACACCGGCCGCGCCATGACTGCCGAAGAGGGCGCCAGCTGGGGTTTCTTCAATGCGCTGCATGACTCCGCCAAGCTGGGCGATGCCGCCCAGACGCTGGCCGCGCAATTGGCCGCTGGCCCGACGTTTGCACACGGCGTCACCAAGAAGCTGCTGCATCAGGAATGGAACATGGGTGTGGACGAAGCCATTGAGGCCGAAGCCGAGGCCCAGGCCATTTGCATGCAGACGCGCGACTTCCATCGCGCGTACGAGGCCTTTGTGGCCAAACAGAAGCCCGTGTTCGAGGGGAACTGA
- a CDS encoding SDR family NAD(P)-dependent oxidoreductase, translating into MNTTPQPLAGRHALVTGGARGIGLASARALLQRGARVTLLGRDGAALDAAADSLASLGQVQAVSADIADEASVRAAFAQAESEFGPVLVLVNNAGQAVSQRFDRTDSALWQQMIAVNLTGTFHCIQAALPGMLQAQWGRVINVASTAGLIGYGYVSAYCAAKHGVIGLTRSLALETAQKGVTVNAVCPGYTETDIVRGAVTNIVEKTGMTPEAARAKLAERNPQGRLVQPEEVAETVAWLALPASASINGQAIAVDGGEVMTG; encoded by the coding sequence ATGAATACAACCCCGCAACCGCTTGCCGGGCGTCATGCTCTGGTAACGGGCGGCGCGCGCGGCATCGGGCTGGCCAGCGCCCGCGCGCTCTTGCAGCGCGGCGCCCGCGTCACGCTCCTGGGCCGCGATGGCGCGGCGCTGGATGCTGCGGCCGACAGCCTGGCCAGTCTGGGTCAAGTGCAGGCCGTCAGCGCAGACATTGCAGATGAAGCGTCGGTGCGAGCGGCCTTCGCCCAGGCCGAATCTGAGTTCGGGCCGGTGCTGGTATTGGTGAACAACGCGGGTCAGGCCGTCAGCCAGCGCTTTGACCGTACCGATTCCGCGCTGTGGCAGCAAATGATCGCCGTCAACTTGACCGGCACCTTCCACTGCATCCAGGCCGCTTTGCCGGGCATGCTGCAAGCGCAGTGGGGCCGCGTGATCAACGTGGCCAGCACAGCCGGCCTGATCGGCTATGGGTACGTTAGTGCTTACTGCGCTGCAAAGCACGGAGTTATAGGCCTGACTCGATCGCTCGCGCTTGAAACTGCCCAGAAAGGCGTGACCGTCAATGCGGTGTGCCCGGGCTACACCGAGACCGACATCGTGCGCGGCGCGGTGACGAACATTGTGGAAAAAACCGGCATGACGCCGGAAGCCGCCCGCGCCAAGCTGGCCGAACGCAACCCGCAGGGCCGCCTTGTGCAGCCCGAGGAAGTGGCCGAAACGGTGGCTTGGCTGGCGCTGCCAGCGTCGGCGTCCATCAACGGCCAGGCGATAGCGGTAGATGGCGGCGAAGTGATGACCGGCTGA